The Solibacillus daqui genome has a segment encoding these proteins:
- a CDS encoding cell wall hydrolase — MPRVKYREADVDLMARMMRAEAEGEGKQGMLYVGNVIVNRAIADCLDFRDVRTIEDVIFQVQGNNYSFEAVQKGNMFYQRARDTERRLARQTLDYWRQHPAKFALWYFNPAGECPPTWYGQPFTGQFKQHCFYEPIGGTCDSVYMN; from the coding sequence CTCGTATGATGCGGGCAGAGGCAGAAGGTGAAGGAAAACAGGGAATGCTCTATGTTGGTAACGTTATCGTTAATCGCGCCATTGCGGATTGTTTAGATTTTCGTGATGTTAGAACGATTGAGGATGTTATTTTTCAAGTACAGGGTAACAATTATTCATTCGAAGCAGTCCAAAAAGGCAATATGTTTTATCAACGTGCCCGCGATACCGAACGAAGATTAGCGCGCCAAACCCTAGATTACTGGCGCCAACATCCTGCTAAATTTGCACTATGGTACTTCAATCCAGCTGGTGAATGTCCACCAACGTGGTACGGTCAACCGTTTACCGGACAGTTTAAGCAACACTGTTTTTACGAACCAATAGGTGGGACTTGTGATAGTGTTTATATGAATTAA
- a CDS encoding DUF2639 domain-containing protein: MYRYSKGWYVRELRMNGVKLHPQFKTHLGLSKTSELRRLYYQLVLKEE, encoded by the coding sequence ATGTACAGGTATTCGAAGGGCTGGTATGTGAGGGAATTACGTATGAACGGCGTAAAGCTGCATCCACAATTTAAAACACATTTAGGGCTTTCCAAAACGTCTGAGTTGCGGAGATTATATTATCAACTCGTTTTAAAAGAGGAGTAA
- a CDS encoding class I SAM-dependent methyltransferase, whose product MSEFWEASFIENQMMWGFEPSDSAILTKDFFLEKNVKDILIPGIGYGRNAKVFIDNGINVSGIEISNTAIELARQNGLHMNIFHGSVTDMPFENKLYDGIFCYALIHLLNSDEREKLIKDCYNQLKPSGYMIFTTISKDAPMFGKGKQLGKDYFETMAGVKMFFYDSESIEQEFGNYGMVDYSEIVEPHKNMEHKPPFKFIMIKCRKPL is encoded by the coding sequence ATGTCTGAATTTTGGGAAGCAAGTTTCATAGAAAATCAAATGATGTGGGGATTTGAACCTTCAGACTCCGCCATCCTGACAAAGGATTTTTTCCTTGAGAAGAATGTAAAGGATATATTGATTCCTGGTATTGGCTATGGTCGAAATGCAAAGGTTTTTATTGATAACGGAATCAATGTATCAGGTATTGAGATTTCCAATACTGCGATTGAATTAGCAAGGCAAAATGGGCTTCATATGAATATTTTTCATGGTTCAGTAACAGATATGCCTTTTGAGAACAAACTGTATGACGGTATTTTTTGTTATGCACTAATTCATTTATTGAATAGTGACGAGAGAGAAAAGCTGATAAAAGATTGCTACAATCAGTTAAAGCCAAGTGGATATATGATTTTCACAACGATTTCAAAAGATGCCCCAATGTTCGGAAAAGGGAAACAACTAGGGAAAGATTATTTCGAAACAATGGCCGGAGTAAAAATGTTCTTTTATGATTCGGAGTCAATTGAACAAGAGTTTGGCAATTACGGAATGGTAGATTATTCTGAAATTGTTGAACCACATAAAAATATGGAACATAAACCTCCATTTAAATTTATTATGATCAAATGTAGAAAACCTCTTTAA
- a CDS encoding glucose 1-dehydrogenase, whose amino-acid sequence MMLMEGKAGLVTAAGSGIGRASALALAKAGAKVMVSDVNVEGGLETVKLIEEIGGEAHFFKCDASKEEEVKALVDETVNKFGKLDFAHNNAGVNLQQTKIGDADSAAWDKTIQINLYGTFYSIKHQVNAMLKNGGGSIVNTASGAGMEGVMNMAAYVASKHAVVGLTKAAALEYGKDKIRVNAIAPGSTLTPAIERWAETAPEQYNAVLKAMPSGEMTKAEDQGNAVLFLCSDLAKQVNGVILPVDGGYVAGKLPL is encoded by the coding sequence ATGATGTTAATGGAAGGTAAAGCTGGATTAGTAACAGCTGCGGGATCAGGTATTGGAAGAGCGAGTGCACTAGCTTTAGCAAAAGCAGGCGCAAAAGTAATGGTTTCAGACGTTAATGTAGAAGGTGGTCTTGAAACAGTTAAATTGATTGAAGAAATCGGTGGCGAAGCACATTTCTTCAAGTGTGATGCTAGTAAAGAAGAAGAAGTAAAAGCACTAGTTGACGAAACAGTAAATAAATTTGGCAAATTAGATTTTGCTCATAATAATGCTGGTGTAAACTTACAACAAACAAAAATAGGTGATGCTGATTCTGCAGCATGGGATAAAACGATTCAAATTAATTTATATGGTACGTTCTATTCTATTAAGCACCAAGTAAATGCCATGCTGAAAAACGGCGGTGGTTCTATCGTAAACACAGCTTCTGGTGCTGGTATGGAAGGCGTTATGAACATGGCTGCTTATGTAGCATCTAAGCACGCTGTAGTTGGCTTAACGAAAGCTGCTGCATTAGAATACGGAAAGGATAAAATCCGTGTAAATGCGATTGCACCAGGTTCTACTCTTACACCAGCTATCGAGCGTTGGGCAGAGACTGCACCAGAACAATATAACGCAGTTTTAAAAGCAATGCCTTCAGGTGAAATGACTAAAGCTGAAGATCAAGGGAATGCTGTATTATTCTTATGTTCAGATTTAGCTAAACAAGTTAACGGTGTTATCTTACCAGTTGATGGTGGCTATGTAGCCGGTAAATTACCACTATAA
- a CDS encoding metallophosphoesterase family protein, with protein MKLLIMSDTHGDEEIIERIKSYHPDAYKMIHCGDSELPYSHSAMQDMERVKGNCDYDQNYLDEVLIHVNGERVYVTHGHLYDVKSSPMKLVYRAKELGANIVCFGHSHILGAEYIDGIFFINPGSLKKPRQIKEKSFVTLTISPTHYTLDCYDDRNNLFDQMFIER; from the coding sequence TTGAAACTATTAATTATGAGTGATACCCATGGTGATGAGGAAATCATTGAACGTATAAAAAGCTATCATCCAGATGCATACAAGATGATTCATTGTGGCGATAGTGAATTACCGTACTCCCATTCAGCAATGCAAGACATGGAACGGGTGAAGGGCAACTGTGATTATGATCAAAATTACTTAGATGAAGTTTTGATTCATGTAAATGGTGAGCGTGTATATGTCACACATGGCCATTTATATGACGTGAAATCTTCGCCGATGAAGCTTGTCTATCGTGCTAAGGAGCTTGGTGCGAATATTGTGTGCTTTGGGCATTCGCATATTTTAGGTGCGGAATATATTGATGGTATCTTTTTCATTAATCCGGGTAGCTTAAAGAAGCCTCGCCAAATAAAAGAAAAATCTTTTGTCACGTTAACCATATCGCCGACGCATTATACGTTAGATTGTTATGACGACAGAAATAATTTATTTGATCAAATGTTTATTGAACGTTAA
- a CDS encoding XTP/dITP diphosphatase has product MKQVVIATKNKGKAKDFEALFNPFGYEVVTMFEVAPDLEIEETGTTFEENAILKAETLANLLGKIVIADDSGLAIDALNGEPGVYSARYAGDHDDEANMVKVLANMKDVREEERTARFCCALAIAGPNMETKTVFGTCEGIIAHEKKGTNGFGYDPIFYVPALEKHMAELSGEEKGAISHRGNAIRKLALQLAELLK; this is encoded by the coding sequence ATGAAGCAAGTAGTAATCGCCACTAAAAATAAAGGCAAAGCAAAAGACTTTGAAGCCTTATTTAATCCATTCGGCTATGAAGTAGTTACAATGTTCGAAGTAGCCCCAGATTTAGAAATCGAAGAAACTGGGACGACATTTGAAGAAAATGCAATATTAAAAGCAGAAACGTTAGCCAATTTACTTGGCAAAATCGTAATCGCTGACGATAGCGGTTTAGCAATCGACGCATTAAATGGGGAGCCAGGCGTATATTCTGCACGCTATGCAGGCGATCATGACGACGAAGCCAATATGGTGAAAGTACTAGCAAATATGAAGGACGTTCGAGAAGAAGAACGTACAGCACGCTTTTGCTGTGCATTAGCAATCGCCGGTCCAAATATGGAAACGAAAACGGTATTTGGCACATGTGAAGGTATCATCGCCCATGAGAAAAAAGGAACAAACGGTTTTGGGTATGACCCAATTTTCTACGTACCAGCTTTAGAAAAGCATATGGCTGAGCTTTCTGGTGAAGAGAAAGGTGCCATTTCACACCGCGGTAACGCAATTCGTAAATTGGCATTGCAATTAGCGGAATTACTGAAGTAA
- the rph gene encoding ribonuclease PH: MTRHDLRAVAELRPVQIENNYLMHPEGSVLISVGNTKVICTATIEDKVPGFLRGQGKGWITAEYSMLPRATEQRTRRESSAGKVTGRTMEIQRLIGRALRAVVDLEALGEKTVWIDCDVIQADGGTRTASITGAFVAMTQAIAEMGTEKPFAKFPVTDFLAATSVGKLANIGAVLDLNYIEDSTAEVDMNVIMTGAGQFVELQGTGEEATFSRTELNELLDLGEAGIAQLINIQKDALGELAVLIGKVEA; this comes from the coding sequence ATGACAAGACATGACTTACGAGCTGTGGCGGAATTACGTCCAGTTCAAATTGAAAATAACTATTTAATGCATCCAGAAGGCTCGGTATTAATTAGCGTTGGGAATACAAAAGTAATTTGTACAGCAACTATTGAAGATAAAGTACCAGGTTTTTTACGTGGACAAGGTAAAGGTTGGATTACTGCAGAATATTCAATGCTACCACGCGCAACGGAGCAACGTACACGCCGAGAATCTTCAGCAGGTAAAGTAACAGGTCGTACAATGGAAATCCAACGCTTAATCGGGCGTGCATTACGTGCAGTTGTTGATTTAGAGGCGTTAGGTGAAAAAACAGTATGGATTGACTGTGATGTTATTCAGGCAGACGGAGGCACGCGTACAGCGTCAATTACTGGAGCGTTTGTAGCAATGACTCAAGCGATTGCGGAAATGGGCACTGAAAAACCATTTGCCAAGTTTCCAGTAACCGATTTTCTAGCTGCAACAAGTGTTGGGAAATTAGCTAACATTGGAGCAGTATTAGACTTAAATTACATTGAAGATTCAACAGCAGAGGTTGATATGAACGTAATTATGACGGGTGCAGGTCAATTTGTTGAATTACAAGGAACAGGCGAAGAAGCGACTTTCTCAAGAACGGAATTAAACGAGCTATTAGATTTAGGTGAAGCGGGTATTGCCCAGTTAATTAATATTCAAAAAGACGCGCTAGGTGAATTAGCAGTACTAATTGGGAAGGTGGAAGCATAA
- the racE gene encoding glutamate racemase, with the protein MNAPIGVIDSGVGGLTVAKAIMELLPNETIYYIGDTARCPYGPRSKQEVRNFTWQMAKALEKMNIKMLVIACNTATAVALESLQKHMPFPVLGVINAGARAAIKQTKRNEIVVLATEGTVKSGAYEEAVKSLSTKATVIPLACPTFVPLVESGEYEGQFSYDLVSKGLKPIENERFDTVILGCTHYPILQKQIEAAVGKDVHVLSSAEETAKDVEAILSYKGQLRLDSEPPQHVLYASGSVPIFRSIAERWLERGTLDIRKISFEK; encoded by the coding sequence GTGAATGCCCCAATTGGTGTAATCGATTCAGGAGTCGGCGGGTTAACTGTCGCAAAAGCAATAATGGAACTATTACCGAATGAAACAATATATTATATCGGTGATACTGCGCGTTGTCCGTATGGGCCACGCTCGAAACAAGAAGTGCGTAACTTTACATGGCAAATGGCAAAGGCGCTAGAAAAAATGAATATTAAAATGCTCGTTATTGCATGCAATACAGCGACAGCGGTGGCATTAGAAAGCTTACAAAAGCATATGCCTTTCCCTGTTTTAGGTGTTATTAATGCTGGGGCACGAGCAGCAATTAAGCAAACAAAGCGTAATGAAATCGTTGTGTTAGCTACAGAAGGCACGGTAAAAAGTGGAGCGTATGAGGAAGCTGTTAAATCGCTTTCGACTAAGGCTACGGTTATTCCGCTAGCTTGTCCAACATTTGTGCCTCTTGTAGAAAGTGGTGAATATGAGGGACAGTTCTCGTATGATCTCGTTTCAAAAGGGTTGAAACCTATTGAAAATGAACGTTTTGATACGGTGATTTTAGGTTGTACGCATTATCCTATTTTACAAAAGCAAATTGAGGCAGCAGTAGGTAAGGATGTACACGTTTTATCTAGTGCTGAAGAAACGGCAAAAGATGTTGAGGCGATACTAAGCTATAAAGGTCAACTGCGTTTGGACAGTGAGCCGCCACAACATGTCCTTTATGCCTCTGGATCAGTGCCAATTTTCCGTTCTATTGCGGAGCGCTGGTTAGAGCGGGGGACTCTGGATATTCGTAAAATCTCATTTGAAAAATAA
- a CDS encoding MarR family winged helix-turn-helix transcriptional regulator — protein sequence MKDQSTHSSESVAILEKELRYISHLIKQKGREILSNYIITPPQFVALQWLQESGDMTIGDLSTKMYLAFSTTTDLVDRMEKNELVQRVRDENDRRVVRIHLLPEGERIIQEVIVKRQDYLRDITDEFDTVEFEQLLKYLQKLHLLMK from the coding sequence ATGAAAGATCAAAGCACACATAGCTCTGAATCTGTAGCAATCTTAGAAAAAGAATTACGATATATTTCTCACTTAATAAAGCAAAAAGGCCGTGAAATATTAAGCAATTATATTATTACACCTCCGCAATTTGTTGCATTGCAATGGTTGCAAGAGTCAGGTGATATGACAATTGGTGATTTATCGACTAAAATGTATTTAGCATTTTCGACAACAACCGATTTAGTCGACAGAATGGAGAAAAACGAACTTGTTCAGAGAGTTCGTGACGAAAATGATCGTCGTGTGGTGCGCATCCACCTATTACCGGAGGGTGAACGCATTATTCAAGAAGTAATTGTAAAGCGTCAAGATTATTTACGCGATATTACCGATGAATTTGACACAGTAGAGTTCGAGCAATTATTAAAATATTTGCAAAAGCTACATTTATTAATGAAATAG
- a CDS encoding helix-turn-helix domain-containing protein, translated as MTRPQHRSLLTKREREIFELLIEDYSTREIAAKLGISEKTVRNHISNTIQKLGVSSRTQALIELLRLQELSIN; from the coding sequence ATGACTCGTCCGCAGCATCGTTCGCTGTTAACAAAAAGAGAACGAGAAATTTTTGAGTTATTAATTGAAGACTATTCGACACGAGAAATTGCGGCTAAGCTAGGTATTAGTGAAAAAACAGTACGTAATCATATTTCCAATACAATTCAAAAATTAGGTGTTTCCAGTCGAACACAGGCACTAATTGAGTTATTGCGATTGCAAGAATTGTCTATAAACTGA
- a CDS encoding acyl-CoA thioesterase, whose product MRATYIQEPQEWAAGFSFSTTVKVRFSETDMYGHVNNTKVFAYLEYARMEYYKALGFDLSSEAINQNMLVVADIQCDYLKQVFYDETLTIYVKTASIGNTSMDLHYLVKNEKEEVCYTARGTLVQLNYETGKGVPFLEEQKKLLLGK is encoded by the coding sequence ATGAGAGCAACTTATATTCAAGAGCCACAAGAATGGGCAGCAGGATTTTCATTTTCGACAACCGTAAAGGTGCGTTTTTCAGAAACTGACATGTATGGACATGTTAATAATACGAAGGTATTTGCCTACTTAGAATATGCTCGCATGGAATATTATAAAGCACTTGGATTCGACCTTTCAAGTGAAGCAATTAATCAAAATATGTTAGTTGTTGCCGATATTCAGTGTGATTATTTAAAACAAGTATTTTATGACGAAACATTAACGATTTATGTGAAAACTGCATCAATCGGCAATACTTCAATGGATTTACATTACTTAGTTAAAAACGAAAAAGAGGAAGTCTGCTACACAGCGCGAGGTACATTGGTTCAATTGAACTATGAGACAGGTAAAGGTGTCCCGTTTTTAGAAGAACAAAAAAAATTATTGCTTGGGAAATAG
- the sdhB gene encoding succinate dehydrogenase iron-sulfur subunit — METVNTGRTVQLEIVRQDSENGATRVEKFEVPYRPGMNVISALMHIQKYPVTADGQKTTPVAWDMNCLEEVCGACSMVINGRPQQSCSALVDKLTQPIRLEPMKTFPVIRDLQVDRERMFNALKKVKAWVPIDGTYDLGEGPRMPERKRQWAYELSKCMTCGVCMEACPNVSEKASFIGPAPLSQVRLFNTHPTGAMNKDERLEAIMGDGGLANCGNSQNCVAACPKGIPLTTSIAALNRATTVQMFKNFFGSDHMVD, encoded by the coding sequence ATGGAAACAGTAAATACTGGTAGAACAGTTCAGTTAGAAATCGTTCGTCAAGATTCTGAGAATGGTGCTACACGCGTTGAGAAGTTTGAAGTTCCTTACCGCCCAGGTATGAACGTAATTTCTGCTTTAATGCATATTCAAAAATACCCAGTAACTGCTGATGGTCAAAAAACGACTCCAGTAGCTTGGGATATGAACTGTCTAGAAGAAGTTTGTGGTGCTTGTTCAATGGTTATCAACGGACGTCCACAACAATCTTGTTCTGCTTTAGTAGACAAATTAACTCAACCAATTCGCTTAGAGCCAATGAAAACTTTCCCAGTCATCCGTGACTTACAAGTTGACCGTGAACGTATGTTCAACGCACTTAAGAAAGTTAAAGCATGGGTTCCAATCGATGGTACTTATGATTTAGGTGAGGGTCCTCGTATGCCAGAGCGCAAACGTCAATGGGCTTACGAATTATCTAAATGTATGACTTGTGGTGTATGTATGGAAGCATGTCCAAACGTGTCTGAAAAAGCTTCATTCATTGGTCCAGCTCCATTATCACAAGTACGCTTATTCAACACTCATCCAACTGGTGCAATGAATAAGGACGAGCGTTTAGAAGCAATTATGGGAGACGGCGGTCTTGCAAACTGCGGTAACTCTCAAAACTGTGTAGCTGCTTGTCCAAAAGGTATTCCTTTAACAACTTCAATTGCTGCGCTTAACCGTGCAACAACTGTTCAAATGTTCAAGAACTTCTTCGGTTCTGACCACATGGTTGACTAA
- the sdhA gene encoding succinate dehydrogenase flavoprotein subunit codes for MAKSKVIVVGGGLAGLMATIKAAEVGTAVELFSLVPVKRSHSVCAQGGINGAVNTKGEGDSPWIHFDDTVYGGDFLANQPPVKGMCDAAPGIIHLMDRMGVMFNRTPEGLIDFRRFGGTLMHRTAFSGATTGQQLLYALDEQVRSHEVAGLVTKYEHWEFLGAVMDDEGVCRGIVAQDLRTEEIKSFRSDAVIMATGGPGIIFGKTTNSVINTGSAASIVYQQGASYSNGEMIQIHPTAIPGDDKNRLMSESARGEGGRIWTYKDGKPWYFLEEKYPAYGNLVPRDIATREIFDVCVNQKLGINGENMVYLDLSHKDPHELDIKLGGIIEIYEKFVGDDPRKLPMKIFPAVHYSMGGLWVDYDQMTEIPGLFAAGECDFSQHGANRLGANSLLSAIYGGMVAGPNAVKYIKGLKKHAEDLSEEIYTRREKEEQEKWEAILKMDGTENAYLLHKELGEWMTDNMTVVRVNSKLEETYKKLTELQERWENININDTQKWSNQGAHFTRQLKNMLYLAKVMTKGALLRDESRGAHYKPDFPERDDERFLKTTMAKFDPATGEPIITYQEVDVSLIPPRKRDYSA; via the coding sequence ATGGCAAAGAGTAAAGTTATCGTCGTTGGTGGCGGTCTTGCCGGCTTAATGGCTACGATTAAAGCAGCTGAAGTTGGTACTGCAGTTGAGTTATTCTCGTTAGTTCCAGTTAAACGTTCGCACTCTGTATGTGCGCAAGGCGGAATTAACGGAGCAGTTAATACAAAAGGTGAAGGGGATTCTCCATGGATCCACTTTGACGATACAGTATACGGTGGCGACTTCTTAGCGAACCAACCACCAGTTAAGGGTATGTGTGATGCAGCCCCTGGAATTATCCACTTAATGGACCGTATGGGTGTAATGTTCAACCGTACGCCAGAAGGTTTAATTGACTTCCGTCGTTTCGGCGGTACGTTAATGCACCGTACAGCATTCTCAGGTGCAACAACTGGTCAACAATTACTATACGCACTAGACGAGCAAGTTCGTTCTCACGAAGTAGCTGGTTTAGTTACAAAATATGAGCACTGGGAATTCCTTGGTGCCGTTATGGATGACGAAGGCGTTTGCCGCGGTATCGTAGCACAAGATTTACGTACTGAAGAAATTAAATCATTCCGTTCTGACGCTGTAATCATGGCAACAGGTGGCCCTGGTATTATCTTCGGTAAAACAACAAACTCAGTAATCAACACTGGTTCAGCAGCATCAATTGTTTATCAACAAGGTGCTTCTTATTCAAACGGTGAAATGATTCAAATTCACCCAACAGCAATTCCTGGAGACGACAAAAACCGTCTAATGTCAGAATCTGCTCGTGGTGAAGGTGGTCGTATTTGGACTTACAAAGACGGTAAACCTTGGTACTTCTTAGAAGAGAAATACCCAGCTTACGGTAACTTAGTACCTCGTGATATTGCTACTCGTGAAATCTTCGACGTATGTGTAAACCAAAAATTAGGTATCAACGGTGAGAACATGGTATACCTTGACCTATCTCATAAAGATCCACATGAATTAGATATTAAGTTAGGTGGTATTATCGAAATCTACGAAAAATTCGTAGGTGATGACCCACGTAAATTACCAATGAAAATCTTCCCAGCAGTTCACTACTCAATGGGTGGTTTATGGGTAGATTACGACCAAATGACTGAAATCCCAGGTTTATTCGCTGCTGGTGAATGTGACTTCTCACAACACGGTGCAAACCGTTTAGGTGCTAACTCATTATTATCTGCGATTTACGGTGGTATGGTTGCTGGTCCAAATGCTGTTAAGTACATTAAAGGTCTTAAAAAGCATGCGGAAGATTTATCAGAAGAAATCTACACACGTCGTGAAAAAGAAGAGCAAGAGAAATGGGAAGCTATCCTTAAAATGGACGGTACAGAAAACGCTTACTTACTTCACAAAGAGCTTGGTGAGTGGATGACTGATAACATGACAGTAGTACGTGTTAACTCTAAATTAGAAGAAACGTACAAAAAATTAACTGAATTACAAGAGCGTTGGGAAAACATCAACATCAATGACACACAAAAATGGTCTAACCAAGGTGCTCACTTCACTCGTCAGTTAAAGAACATGTTATACCTTGCAAAAGTTATGACGAAGGGTGCATTATTACGTGATGAATCTCGTGGAGCGCACTACAAACCAGATTTCCCTGAACGTGATGATGAAAGATTCTTAAAAACAACTATGGCGAAGTTCGATCCAGCTACGGGCGAGCCAATTATTACTTATCAAGAAGTAGACGTTTCGTTAATTCCACCACGTAAACGCGACTACTCTGCGTAA
- a CDS encoding succinate dehydrogenase cytochrome b558 subunit has translation MSKDREFLWRRLHSLLGVIPVGLFLVFHLSLNFTAIGGESTYNDSIHMMDLVPHWLLLVMEWVIIYIPLMFHAFYGVYIAFTATHNTKRFSTFRNWMFALQRFTGIFLVIFIAWHIFQTRIQKALGTEVEWDMIAEIVDNPLMLAFYIVGIVSATFHLANGLWSFCVSWGITQSKKSQQIFTYVSLLVFVILSIMGVAAIVSFA, from the coding sequence TTGTCGAAAGATCGTGAATTTTTATGGCGCCGCTTACACTCGTTACTAGGTGTAATTCCTGTCGGGTTATTCTTGGTGTTCCACTTAAGTTTGAACTTCACTGCAATTGGCGGTGAAAGTACTTACAATGACTCAATTCACATGATGGATTTAGTTCCGCATTGGTTATTGTTAGTAATGGAATGGGTTATTATTTATATCCCACTTATGTTCCACGCATTCTACGGAGTGTATATTGCATTCACTGCTACACACAACACGAAGCGTTTTAGCACATTCCGTAACTGGATGTTCGCTTTACAACGTTTCACAGGGATTTTCCTAGTAATCTTCATTGCTTGGCATATTTTCCAAACTCGTATACAAAAAGCATTAGGTACTGAAGTTGAATGGGACATGATTGCTGAAATCGTTGACAATCCATTAATGTTAGCATTCTACATCGTTGGTATCGTATCAGCAACATTCCACTTAGCGAACGGCTTATGGTCATTCTGCGTGAGCTGGGGTATTACACAATCTAAAAAATCTCAACAAATCTTCACTTATGTTTCTTTATTAGTATTTGTGATTTTAAGCATTATGGGTGTTGCAGCAATCGTTTCATTCGCATAA
- a CDS encoding YslB family protein, which translates to MGELKMKTIPSFGYEIIRDHLLHSILGKHEEDVLYWAGKELARKFPLFSSEELPSFFTEAGWGVITLEKESKDEAHYVLTTTEEHSLNIEQRCFRLEAGFLAEQIQKQLGCLTECYEEKIEKKNYVRFTLKWDLKELV; encoded by the coding sequence ATGGGAGAGCTAAAAATGAAAACGATTCCATCTTTTGGGTACGAAATCATTCGAGATCATCTGCTTCATTCAATTTTAGGAAAGCACGAAGAGGATGTATTATATTGGGCGGGAAAAGAACTAGCACGAAAATTTCCACTATTTTCATCAGAGGAACTACCATCATTCTTTACAGAAGCAGGCTGGGGCGTAATTACATTAGAAAAAGAATCAAAAGATGAAGCCCACTACGTATTGACGACAACTGAAGAACATTCGTTAAATATTGAACAACGTTGTTTCCGTTTAGAAGCCGGGTTTTTAGCCGAGCAAATACAAAAACAATTAGGCTGTTTAACAGAATGCTATGAAGAAAAAATCGAAAAGAAAAACTACGTAAGATTTACTTTAAAGTGGGATTTAAAGGAGTTAGTTTAA